A stretch of the Dioscorea cayenensis subsp. rotundata cultivar TDr96_F1 chromosome 4, TDr96_F1_v2_PseudoChromosome.rev07_lg8_w22 25.fasta, whole genome shotgun sequence genome encodes the following:
- the LOC120257878 gene encoding egg cell-secreted protein 1.2-like, translating into MALFQNQSLLLAFMLLLSLTFGRELLQSNPNPNPNSLEARLISGLTSNGSGGLSDCWNAMMELRSCTNEIVLFFLNGESYLSIPCCRAIRLITHKCWPSMFVSIGFTAQEGDILRGYCDAEAAAASPPPSPAPSSSADSRAMVVGDELMV; encoded by the coding sequence ATGGCTCTCTTCCAAAACCAATCCCTCCTACTTGCATTCATGCTCCTCCTGTCCCTTACCTTTGGCCGTGAACTACTCCAAtccaaccctaaccctaaccctaattccctTGAAGCTCGTCTAATATCAGGCCTAACAAGCAATGGATCAGGAGGACTCAGTGACTGCTGGAATGCCATGATGGAACTGAGGTCATGCACCAATGAAATAGTGCTTTTCTTCTTGAATGGAGAGTCCTATTTGAGCATTCCTTGCTGCAGAGCTATACGTTTGATTACACACAAGTGTTGGCCTTCAATGTTTGTTTCCATTGGATTCACTGCTCAAGAAGGTGATATACTTAGAGGATATTGTGATGCTGAGGCTGCTGctgcttctcctcctccttctcctgcTCCTTCTTCTTCAGCTGATTCTAGGGCAATGGTGGTTGGTGATGAACTCATGGTTTAA
- the LOC120258556 gene encoding uncharacterized protein LOC120258556, translating to MGSSRGWLGAAAILYVCIDYVRHVSPAWHSRLQPALWVVLALAAVSRTLSYRHWGLELSAAPKFLASLAFMLAAFLCEALSVRFVTAVLGLDWHRSAPPLPDAGQWLLLALNDKLPQPIVEILRARIIGLHHYLMLFMMLAFSVLFNSVKAPGLGLAARYMFTMAIGRLLRAMTFVSTILPSLRPWCASTKFRIPHHPHPWAQEYYMPYASDSNALRQLMNTDTHSATLNDYPAEYRPDWGRMSFLIDILRPTMYDGSSWYQLLKKAEGGCNDLLYSGHMLVAVLTAMAWTEAYGGWTSTVIWLLVLHSAQREIREHHHYSVDCIVAIYVGILLWRITSFIWSAKDTARARRLAKLEEVEHRLIHASKDSDIEGIRELLNEVELAGQDKGYPKWVIKAFAIVAISVCLMCVILAFIWTSDG from the exons ATGGGGAGCAGCCGGGGATGGCTCGGTGCGGCGGCGATCTTGTACGTGTGCATCGACTACGTCCGCCACGTGTCTCCGGCGTGGCATTCTCGGCTTCAGCCGGCGTTGTGGGTGGTGCTGGCCCTTGCCGCTGTGTCCCGGACCCTCTCTTACCGCCATTGGGGGTTGGAGCTCAGCGCTGCGCCCAAGTTTCTCGCTTCCTTGGCCTTCATGCTCGCTGCTTTCCTCTGTGAAGCCCTCTCCGTCCGCTTTGTCACCGCCGTCCTTGGTCTTGACTGGCATCG ATCCGCTCCTCCTCTCCCGGATGCAGGCCAATGGTTGCTATTGGCTTTGAATGATAAGCTTCCACAACCCATTGTTGAAATACTAAGAGCTCGCATTATAGGGCTTCATCATTATCTGATGTTGTTCATGATGCTGGCTTTCTCAGTATTATTCAACTCAGTAAAAGCTCCCGGTCTCGGACTTGCTGCCAGATATATGTTCACCATGGCTATAGGCCGTCTTCTTCGGGCCATGACATTTGTTTCTACAATCCTTCCTTCGTTGCGCCCTTGGTGTGCTTCTACGAAATTTAGGAttcctcatcatcctcatccatGGGCACAGGAATATTACATGCCATATGCATCTGATTCTAATGCCCTTCGCCAGCTAATGAATACCGACACACACAGTG CAACTCTTAATGATTATCCTGCTGAATACCGCCCGGACTGGGGCCGCATGAGCTTCCTGATTGACATTTTGAGGCCAACTATGTATGATGGATCTTCATGGTATCAATTGCTCAAGAAAGCTGAAGGTGGTTGCAATGACCTACTTTACAGTGGCCACATGCTCGTCGCTGTCCTGACTGCAATGGCATGGACG GAAGCATATGGGGGATGGACCTCTACTGTGATTTGGTTGCTTGTTCTTCACAGTGCACAAAGAGAAATTAGAGAACACCACCATTATAGTGTAGACTGTATCGTTGCAATATATGTCGGCATCTTGTTATGGAGGATCACCAGTTTCATCTGGTCAGCGAAAGACACGGCGAGAGCCCGGAGACTCGCGAAACTTGAAGAGGTTGAACATCGGTTGATACACGCCTCAAAGGACTCGGACATTGAAGGGATCAGAGAGCTTTTAAACGAGGTGGAATTGGCCGGTCAAGATAAAGGTTATCCAAAGTGGGTTATCAAAGCATTTGCCATAGTTGCCATTTCTGTTTGCCTTATGTGCGTTATTCTAGCTTTTATTTGGACAAGTGACGGATGA